The genomic segment GAAATGGAAAGCACATCAGGTAATGGGAAAATTGTTATTGTTGATGATGAAGACATGGTGTTAACCAGTCTCAACTCATTTTTGGCCCTTGAAACTGAATATGAAGTTTCAACCTTCACTTCAGCCAAAAATGCCATCGAGTATATAAAAGAAAATGATATCGACGTAGTCATTTCAGACTACCTTATGCCGGAGATGGATGGCATGAGTTTTCTAGCGGAAGTAAAAAAAATTAATCCTCAAATACCCCGCATTATTCTAACGGGTTATGCTGAT from the candidate division KSB1 bacterium genome contains:
- a CDS encoding response regulator, with protein sequence MESTSGNGKIVIVDDEDMVLTSLNSFLALETEYEVSTFTSAKNAIEYIKENDIDVVISDYLMPEMDGMSFLAEVKKINPQIPRIILTGYADKENAIKAINEVGLFQYIEKPWDNADLLIIIRNGIEKNNLMKNLEDKISQINKAYAELQGIHKDILKTFV